The following are from one region of the Ignavibacteriota bacterium genome:
- the infB gene encoding translation initiation factor IF-2, translated as MADTKEKKIRLYKLATEYNLSVDSLVEFLNSKGFKVKNHMSLLEEDMITAINTNYKKEIEKAETHYKKIAEFHKKRTERANKDEEKPAEIPEVTLQTEAAEADTIIKATEKAVEEVVQIESKKKVGEQTAELPEEKTELISEAKDEKEKENRIPKAKGLTVIGKIDLDAKKKKEPAKTEETKPKSEAEGKTEEDTKKKRKPRIKKKKVESNVEDTPEAKKKKRVRRFEVDDREVKEAIRKTMLSMDDISAPGRAIVRKRKRREREALEEKRLEEKSLAGKKLKVNEYISVSELANLMNVPVSDVITKCIELGLMVSINQRLDVETITLVADEFEFDIELQEEYTSDAVEDNEDEQEELQPRPPVVTIMGHVDHGKTSLLDYIRRTNVVAGESGGITQHIGAYKVDLDNGRSITFLDTPGHEAFTAMRARGAQLTDIVVLVVAADDAVMPQTIEAINHAQAAGVPIIVAINKIDKPGANPERLKQQLADRNILVEEWGGKYQSVEISAKHGTNIEQLMEKILLEAEILDLKANPERLARGVVVESELDKGRGITGTILVQKGTLRIGDPFIAGIYQGKVRAMFDERGNKVAEAPPATPVLVLGFEGPPQAGDSFVVVESERVARDIGIKRQQLKREQDQKQIHHLTLDEVAKQISIGGVKELPLIVKGDVDGSVEALADSLLKLSTQEVIVKVIHKGVGGISESDVLLADASQAIIIGFHVRPNLNARKLAEKQHVDIRLYSVIYSAINEVKSALEGLLSPIISEEVTATLEVRDTFKVPKFGTVAGCYVLEGKIARSNKIRLIREGIVIFDGDIGTLKRFKDDVREVDSGYECGLNIANYNDVKIGDIIEAYKLIETKKTLA; from the coding sequence ATGGCTGATACCAAAGAAAAGAAAATAAGACTTTATAAACTTGCAACAGAATATAATCTTTCCGTTGATTCACTGGTTGAATTTCTGAACAGTAAAGGATTCAAGGTTAAAAATCATATGTCTCTTCTTGAAGAAGATATGATTACTGCTATAAATACAAATTATAAAAAAGAGATCGAGAAAGCCGAGACTCATTATAAAAAGATAGCTGAGTTTCATAAAAAACGTACTGAAAGAGCTAATAAGGATGAAGAAAAGCCAGCTGAAATTCCCGAAGTAACACTTCAAACCGAAGCTGCTGAAGCTGATACAATCATTAAAGCAACAGAAAAAGCAGTTGAAGAAGTTGTACAAATTGAATCCAAAAAGAAAGTTGGAGAGCAAACGGCTGAACTTCCGGAAGAAAAAACAGAGCTAATTTCAGAAGCTAAAGATGAAAAAGAAAAAGAGAATAGGATCCCTAAAGCAAAAGGGTTAACTGTTATTGGGAAAATTGATCTTGATGCTAAGAAAAAGAAAGAACCTGCCAAAACTGAAGAAACTAAACCGAAATCTGAAGCTGAAGGAAAGACAGAAGAAGACACCAAGAAAAAACGAAAACCCAGAATTAAAAAGAAAAAAGTTGAAAGCAATGTTGAGGACACACCGGAAGCTAAAAAGAAGAAACGAGTAAGACGATTTGAAGTAGATGATCGGGAAGTTAAAGAAGCAATAAGAAAAACTATGCTAAGTATGGATGATATTTCAGCACCCGGCAGAGCAATAGTACGAAAAAGAAAGCGAAGAGAAAGAGAAGCTCTTGAAGAAAAAAGACTTGAGGAAAAATCGCTTGCCGGTAAAAAACTGAAAGTGAATGAGTATATCTCTGTTAGCGAACTTGCAAATTTGATGAACGTCCCGGTAAGTGATGTAATTACCAAATGTATTGAACTTGGTTTGATGGTTTCAATCAATCAGAGACTGGATGTTGAAACTATTACTCTCGTTGCTGATGAATTTGAATTTGATATTGAACTGCAGGAAGAGTACACCTCCGATGCAGTTGAAGATAATGAAGATGAACAGGAAGAACTTCAACCAAGACCACCTGTGGTTACGATAATGGGTCATGTGGATCATGGAAAAACTTCTTTGCTTGATTATATAAGAAGAACAAATGTAGTAGCCGGTGAGTCTGGTGGTATTACTCAGCATATCGGTGCGTATAAAGTAGATTTAGATAATGGTCGTTCAATAACATTCCTTGATACGCCTGGTCACGAAGCATTTACAGCAATGCGTGCTCGTGGTGCTCAGTTAACTGATATTGTTGTGCTCGTTGTAGCCGCAGATGATGCTGTTATGCCGCAAACAATTGAAGCGATCAATCATGCACAAGCCGCAGGTGTTCCGATTATTGTTGCGATTAATAAAATTGATAAGCCTGGTGCTAATCCTGAAAGGTTAAAGCAGCAGCTTGCGGATAGAAATATTCTCGTTGAAGAATGGGGCGGGAAATATCAGTCAGTTGAAATATCAGCCAAGCATGGAACAAATATCGAACAATTGATGGAAAAAATTCTGCTTGAAGCCGAAATACTTGATCTAAAAGCAAACCCGGAAAGATTAGCCCGAGGAGTTGTTGTTGAATCTGAACTTGATAAGGGAAGAGGAATTACCGGAACTATCCTTGTTCAAAAAGGAACTTTACGGATTGGCGATCCTTTTATTGCCGGTATATATCAGGGCAAAGTCCGCGCAATGTTTGATGAAAGAGGAAACAAAGTAGCTGAAGCTCCTCCTGCGACTCCAGTTCTTGTTCTTGGTTTTGAAGGCCCGCCGCAGGCTGGTGATTCTTTTGTTGTTGTTGAATCTGAAAGAGTTGCAAGAGACATAGGAATTAAAAGACAGCAGCTCAAACGTGAACAAGATCAAAAACAGATTCATCATCTTACACTTGATGAAGTGGCAAAACAAATCAGCATCGGTGGAGTTAAAGAACTTCCGCTTATTGTGAAAGGTGATGTTGATGGATCCGTTGAAGCACTTGCGGATTCATTGTTAAAACTTTCGACTCAGGAAGTAATTGTAAAAGTAATTCATAAAGGTGTTGGTGGAATTTCCGAAAGTGACGTACTTCTTGCGGACGCTTCGCAAGCAATTATTATTGGTTTTCACGTCAGACCAAATCTGAATGCAAGAAAGCTTGCGGAGAAGCAGCATGTTGACATTCGTCTCTATAGTGTAATTTATAGTGCGATCAACGAAGTGAAATCAGCGTTGGAAGGTTTGTTGTCACCGATTATTTCCGAAGAGGTAACTGCTACACTTGAGGTTAGAGATACTTTCAAGGTACCAAAATTCGGCACTGTTGCCGGATGTTATGTGCTTGAAGGAAAAATAGCACGAAGTAATAAAATAAGACTAATCAGAGAAGGCATAGTTATTTTTGATGGTGATATAGGCACTCTTAAAAGATTTAAAGATGATGTAAGGGAAGTTGATTCAGGTTATGAATGCGGATTAAATATTGCCAATTATAATGATGTAAAAATAGGTGACATAATAGAAGCCTATAAGTTGATCGAAACAAAGAAAACTCTGGCTTAA
- the rbfA gene encoding 30S ribosome-binding factor RbfA translates to MSSHRIDKVEQLIKEEISYILLHKMQGDDLGFITITDVKVSADLKIAKIYLSVLQKERRDFVLNKINLRLGHIRTELAHRIRIKFVPELKFFIDDTLDYVEKIEGLINEIHKQNNNKSNT, encoded by the coding sequence ATGTCCTCACATAGAATAGATAAAGTTGAACAATTAATTAAAGAAGAAATAAGCTACATTTTGCTTCATAAAATGCAGGGCGATGATCTTGGCTTTATCACTATAACAGATGTAAAAGTCAGTGCAGATTTAAAGATCGCAAAAATTTATCTCTCCGTACTTCAAAAGGAACGAAGAGATTTTGTCCTGAACAAAATAAACCTGAGACTTGGACACATCAGAACAGAACTTGCTCACAGGATCAGAATTAAATTTGTGCCCGAACTTAAATTTTTTATTGATGATACGCTCGATTATGTTGAAAAGATTGAAGGATTGATAAATGAAATCCACAAGCAGAATAATAACAAATCTAACACTTAA
- the truB gene encoding tRNA pseudouridine(55) synthase TruB yields the protein MKSTSRIITNLTLNLPEVNFSEGEIILIDKPSGPTSFQIVNRIRKIIDVKKVGHSGTLDPNASGLMIICTGKKTKVMDSFINLNKSYSGIIKLGLTSPSMDMETECTEIPIPENIDENEILDVRNSFLGEIEQIPPMFSAVKINGKKLYDFARKGKSIEREPRKIFIERFDITKIKLPEIYFSITCSKGTFIRVIADDFGKKLHTGAILTELRRIGIGNFRVEDAITLETFSNNFQMNSILK from the coding sequence ATGAAATCCACAAGCAGAATAATAACAAATCTAACACTTAATCTTCCTGAGGTTAATTTTTCAGAGGGCGAAATTATTTTAATTGATAAACCATCCGGTCCAACTTCATTTCAGATTGTCAACAGGATCAGAAAAATAATTGATGTGAAGAAGGTTGGTCATTCAGGCACCTTGGATCCGAATGCAAGCGGCTTAATGATCATCTGCACTGGTAAGAAAACGAAAGTAATGGATAGCTTTATAAATCTGAACAAGTCATATTCAGGTATTATTAAATTGGGTTTAACTTCTCCTTCGATGGATATGGAGACTGAATGCACTGAAATTCCGATCCCTGAAAATATTGATGAAAATGAAATTCTTGATGTAAGGAATAGCTTTCTTGGAGAAATTGAACAGATACCACCGATGTTTTCCGCAGTTAAAATAAACGGAAAAAAACTTTATGACTTTGCAAGAAAAGGAAAATCAATCGAGCGCGAACCAAGAAAAATTTTTATTGAACGTTTTGACATCACAAAAATAAAATTACCAGAGATTTATTTTTCGATTACTTGCTCTAAGGGAACTTTCATTCGGGTTATTGCCGATGACTTTGGAAAAAAACTACACACAGGTGCAATTTTGACTGAACTCAGGAGAATTGGTATCGGAAATTTTCGCGTTGAAGATGCAATTACTCTTGAAACATTTTCGAATAATTTTCAGATGAATTCAATATTGAAATGA
- a CDS encoding bifunctional riboflavin kinase/FAD synthetase: MRIIKDLAEIKRDEKSVITLGTFDGFHLGHQQIVQEVIRKSRLIGGRNFLLTFDPHPRKVIPGRNDIKLLSTLDEKVKILEQLGLENLFVIKFTSEFSKQPPEEFVKKYLVNGIGLSEIVIGYDHHFGKGRDGNFEILKELGKKFSFHVTVVPEFSVDGETVSSTKIRNVLLQGDVITAAKMLGRFYSFKGKIVRGDGRGKQLGFPTANISIDSEDKLIPAKGIYAAECIVENEKHFGLLSLGSRPTFHDNGTVIPEFYIFDFDNDIYDKIMQVNLVERIRDEEKFNTVDDLIIQMKNDEKIGRQILNKIIN, encoded by the coding sequence ATGAGGATAATAAAAGATTTAGCAGAAATAAAAAGGGACGAAAAGAGTGTGATAACTCTCGGAACATTTGACGGGTTTCATCTTGGTCATCAGCAGATAGTTCAGGAAGTAATCCGGAAATCACGACTAATTGGAGGAAGAAATTTTCTGCTGACTTTTGATCCTCACCCGAGAAAAGTAATTCCGGGAAGAAATGATATTAAACTTCTGAGTACTCTTGATGAGAAAGTTAAAATTTTGGAGCAGCTTGGACTGGAAAATCTTTTCGTAATTAAATTCACGAGTGAATTTTCAAAACAGCCACCCGAAGAATTTGTAAAAAAATATCTTGTAAATGGAATTGGATTGAGCGAAATTGTAATTGGATATGATCATCACTTCGGGAAAGGAAGAGACGGAAACTTTGAAATTTTAAAGGAGCTTGGAAAGAAGTTTAGTTTTCATGTTACTGTCGTACCGGAATTTAGTGTTGATGGAGAAACTGTCAGCAGTACAAAAATCAGGAATGTACTTCTTCAGGGAGATGTAATAACTGCGGCTAAAATGCTCGGCAGATTTTATTCTTTCAAAGGGAAAATTGTCCGTGGTGATGGACGAGGAAAACAACTCGGTTTCCCCACAGCAAATATCTCTATTGATAGTGAGGATAAACTTATACCGGCAAAAGGCATTTATGCTGCTGAATGTATTGTTGAAAACGAAAAACACTTTGGATTGCTGAGTCTTGGAAGCAGACCCACTTTTCACGATAACGGAACTGTAATTCCGGAATTTTATATATTCGATTTTGACAACGATATTTATGACAAAATTATGCAGGTGAATCTGGTGGAAAGAATAAGAGACGAAGAAAAATTCAATACTGTGGATGATTTGATTATCCAGATGAAAAATGATGAAAAAATTGGAAGACAAATTTTAAACAAAATAATTAATTAA
- the rpsO gene encoding 30S ribosomal protein S15, whose protein sequence is MTKQEKADIIKQYGGNQKDSGKTEVQVALLTKRINDLTDHFNKHAKDHHSRRGLMMMVGKRRRLLDYLTKKDIERYRAIIKDLNIRK, encoded by the coding sequence ATGACCAAACAAGAAAAAGCCGATATCATTAAACAATATGGCGGGAATCAAAAAGATTCTGGTAAAACAGAAGTTCAGGTTGCTCTTTTAACAAAAAGAATTAATGACCTGACAGATCACTTTAATAAACATGCAAAAGATCATCACTCAAGAAGAGGTCTGATGATGATGGTTGGTAAAAGAAGAAGACTTCTTGATTATCTCACAAAGAAAGATATTGAGAGATACAGAGCGATAATTAAAGATTTGAACATAAGAAAGTAG
- the pnp gene encoding polyribonucleotide nucleotidyltransferase, which produces MIIKKEVEIGGKIFSIETGRYARQANGAVMVRYGDTMVLVTAVATSEAVEGQDFFPLQVEYREKTSAAGKIPGGFIKREGRPTEKEILSSRLIDRPIRPLFPESFMNETQVIAFVLSYDGENDADVLAAVGASAALTISDIPFDGPIAEVRVGRIDGQFIVNPTHAEIEQSDLELVVAGTSDSIIMVEGESKEVSENDLLSALRFAQTEIQKLVDLQIQLRKEAGKIKWEIKENEIDPELKKEVLEIAGEKFRDIVHSVLTKEERSSKNKQLQDEVNAALAERFPEQEKLIGSILHDLEKELMRERILSEGIRLDGRNTTQIRPITIELGILPRTHGSSLFTRGETQSLTTITLGTKNDEQIIDGLREEYTKRFMLHYNFPPFSVGEVGRMTGVGRREIGHGNLAERALKMVFPGEEIFPYTVRVISDILESNGSSSMATVCAGSLAMMDAGIGISKSVAGIAMGLVKEGDRYAILSDILGNEDHLGDMDFKVAGTTNGITAFQMDIKIQGISFEIMEKALQQAREGRVHILGIMNQAIENPREQLSEFAPRLISMKVEQDQIGLIIGPGGKTIQGMQRLFGVEINIEEDGTVNIASPNKENAVNCKEYIKKMTATPEIGETYDGVVTKLMDFGAFVEILPGKEGLLHISQIDNKRVEKVSDYYKVGDKVKVKLLKIENGKFSLSRKELLKEEGKKDKAPAN; this is translated from the coding sequence ATGATAATTAAAAAGGAAGTTGAAATAGGTGGTAAAATATTCTCCATAGAAACAGGGAGATATGCAAGACAGGCAAATGGTGCTGTAATGGTTCGTTATGGTGATACTATGGTTCTTGTTACCGCAGTTGCAACAAGCGAAGCGGTTGAAGGTCAGGACTTCTTTCCTCTGCAAGTTGAATACAGAGAAAAAACATCAGCCGCAGGAAAAATTCCCGGTGGATTTATTAAACGCGAAGGAAGACCAACTGAAAAAGAAATTTTAAGTTCCAGGTTAATAGACAGACCGATCAGACCTCTTTTCCCCGAAAGTTTCATGAATGAAACTCAGGTTATTGCTTTTGTGCTTTCGTACGATGGCGAAAATGATGCTGATGTTCTTGCTGCAGTTGGTGCTTCAGCAGCTCTTACAATTTCTGATATTCCATTTGATGGACCAATTGCAGAAGTACGTGTTGGCAGAATTGATGGACAATTTATCGTAAATCCAACTCACGCCGAAATTGAACAAAGCGATCTCGAACTTGTTGTAGCCGGAACCAGTGATTCCATTATTATGGTTGAAGGTGAATCAAAAGAAGTGAGTGAAAATGATTTATTAAGTGCACTTCGTTTTGCTCAGACCGAAATTCAAAAGCTTGTTGATCTTCAAATTCAATTACGAAAAGAAGCTGGCAAAATAAAGTGGGAAATAAAAGAAAACGAAATTGATCCTGAATTAAAAAAGGAAGTGCTGGAAATTGCCGGCGAAAAATTCAGAGATATAGTTCATTCAGTTCTCACAAAAGAAGAAAGATCATCAAAAAACAAACAGCTTCAGGATGAAGTAAATGCAGCTCTTGCGGAAAGATTTCCTGAACAGGAAAAGCTAATCGGTTCAATTCTTCACGATCTTGAAAAAGAATTAATGAGAGAAAGAATTCTGTCTGAAGGAATCCGCCTTGATGGACGAAACACAACTCAAATCAGACCAATAACTATCGAGCTTGGAATATTACCGCGAACACACGGCTCATCATTATTTACAAGGGGCGAAACGCAAAGCTTAACAACTATAACTCTTGGTACAAAAAACGATGAACAGATAATTGATGGTCTTCGTGAAGAATACACAAAACGATTTATGCTACACTATAATTTTCCACCATTCAGTGTTGGTGAGGTTGGAAGAATGACCGGAGTTGGACGAAGAGAAATCGGACATGGCAATCTAGCTGAAAGAGCATTAAAGATGGTTTTTCCGGGTGAAGAAATTTTTCCTTACACTGTGCGCGTCATTTCTGATATTCTGGAATCAAATGGTTCATCTTCTATGGCAACGGTTTGTGCTGGTTCACTTGCTATGATGGATGCAGGAATTGGCATAAGTAAAAGTGTCGCTGGTATTGCTATGGGATTAGTAAAAGAAGGTGACCGTTACGCAATTCTATCTGATATACTTGGCAATGAAGATCATCTCGGCGACATGGATTTTAAAGTCGCTGGAACAACAAATGGAATAACAGCATTCCAAATGGATATAAAAATTCAGGGAATATCTTTTGAGATAATGGAAAAAGCTTTACAACAGGCTCGTGAAGGCAGAGTTCATATTCTCGGAATAATGAATCAGGCTATTGAAAACCCACGCGAACAACTTTCTGAATTTGCACCAAGATTAATTTCTATGAAAGTAGAGCAGGATCAAATCGGATTGATAATTGGTCCCGGTGGAAAAACTATCCAGGGTATGCAGCGTTTGTTCGGCGTTGAGATTAATATTGAAGAAGACGGAACAGTAAATATTGCTTCACCAAATAAAGAAAATGCCGTAAATTGCAAAGAGTACATCAAAAAGATGACTGCTACTCCTGAGATTGGTGAAACATACGATGGTGTTGTTACAAAGCTTATGGATTTCGGTGCGTTTGTTGAAATTCTTCCGGGAAAAGAAGGACTTCTTCATATATCCCAGATTGACAACAAAAGAGTTGAAAAAGTAAGTGATTACTATAAAGTCGGTGATAAAGTAAAAGTAAAACTGCTGAAAATTGAAAATGGTAAATTTTCTCTCAGCAGAAAAGAATTATTAAAAGAAGAAGGCAAGAAGGATAAAGCTCCGGCGAACTGA
- a CDS encoding Rne/Rng family ribonuclease, which translates to MVKEIIINSASTQTRVAITEDGNLVDFFVDYPENRRMVGDIYLGRIARVLPGIRAAFIDVGMKHDAFLHFSDIGERTQQLQDMLGDEDSDTDDDDEDESNGSVPARAKPEIKKTEPQIPTLKKGQEILVQIIKEPVNNKGVRVTSSVSLPGRFCVLLPYDNKVGISKKIYDFRERKRLRSIARQIVSDNYGLIIRTVAQNQPEDSLKDDLKNLMKTWEKIEKESKSQTPPALVYQDLNTTVSVIRDLFNSDISKIFVDSKKLHREIKNYLELVQPAIAEKVELYKSTYGIFNTFKIEEQIKTLMGRKVPLPSGGYLIIEHTEAMVVIDVNSGKYAKSKDQESNSLKTDLEASREIARQLRLRDIGGIIVIDFIDLEDDKNRKKVYDELKKEFRKDRAKVSILPMSDFGLIQITRQRIRQNIVQAIKEVCPECHGTGLLTKSSHLVYDLESWLRKFRRKSRERSIIIKSHPSTAAKIRDGKIKSLFKLQLKYFVKITIKEDASISPDTFEFFSAKTGRDLTQEFD; encoded by the coding sequence ATGGTAAAAGAAATTATTATCAATTCTGCTTCCACGCAAACACGTGTTGCTATTACGGAAGATGGAAACTTAGTCGACTTCTTTGTAGACTACCCTGAAAACCGCCGAATGGTTGGTGACATATATCTCGGAAGAATTGCAAGAGTTCTTCCCGGAATTCGTGCTGCATTTATTGACGTCGGAATGAAACACGATGCATTTTTGCATTTCTCAGATATTGGCGAACGGACTCAGCAGCTTCAGGATATGCTCGGTGACGAAGATTCAGATACTGACGATGATGACGAAGATGAATCAAACGGATCAGTTCCAGCCAGAGCCAAACCGGAAATAAAAAAAACCGAACCTCAAATCCCCACACTCAAAAAAGGACAGGAAATTCTTGTTCAGATAATTAAAGAACCGGTTAATAATAAAGGAGTGCGTGTAACTTCATCCGTTTCTCTTCCCGGCAGATTTTGTGTGCTTCTTCCGTACGATAATAAAGTTGGAATATCAAAAAAGATTTATGATTTCCGCGAACGAAAAAGATTAAGATCAATAGCAAGACAGATTGTTTCGGATAATTATGGATTGATAATAAGAACAGTAGCACAAAATCAGCCAGAAGATAGTCTTAAAGATGATTTGAAAAACCTGATGAAAACCTGGGAAAAAATTGAGAAAGAATCAAAATCTCAAACACCGCCGGCATTGGTTTATCAGGATTTGAATACGACAGTAAGCGTTATTCGTGATCTTTTCAACTCTGATATTTCCAAAATATTTGTTGACTCAAAAAAACTTCACAGGGAAATTAAAAATTATCTGGAGCTTGTTCAGCCGGCGATAGCTGAAAAAGTTGAACTTTACAAATCCACTTATGGAATATTCAACACTTTCAAAATTGAAGAGCAGATAAAAACGCTGATGGGAAGAAAGGTTCCTCTCCCAAGCGGTGGTTATCTGATTATTGAGCATACAGAAGCAATGGTTGTTATTGATGTTAATAGCGGAAAGTATGCGAAGAGTAAAGATCAGGAATCAAACTCACTCAAAACAGATCTTGAAGCTTCAAGAGAAATTGCACGTCAGTTACGATTACGCGATATCGGTGGGATTATTGTTATTGATTTCATTGATTTGGAAGATGATAAAAATCGAAAAAAAGTTTATGATGAATTAAAAAAAGAATTCAGAAAAGACAGAGCAAAAGTATCAATTTTACCAATGTCAGATTTTGGATTGATTCAAATTACCAGACAGAGAATCAGGCAAAACATTGTTCAGGCAATTAAAGAAGTATGTCCGGAATGTCATGGAACTGGACTGTTAACAAAAAGCTCGCATCTTGTTTACGATCTCGAAAGCTGGTTAAGAAAATTCAGAAGAAAATCTCGTGAACGGAGTATAATCATAAAGAGCCATCCTTCTACTGCTGCAAAAATCAGGGACGGTAAAATAAAGTCATTGTTCAAATTACAGCTTAAATATTTTGTTAAAATAACTATAAAAGAAGATGCTTCAATTTCACCGGATACTTTTGAATTCTTCTCAGCAAAAACAGGACGTGACTTAACACAGGAATTTGATTAG
- the gcvT gene encoding glycine cleavage system aminomethyltransferase GcvT: protein MKKTTFNNIHKKLGAKLVEFAGYEMPIQYSSIIAEHKAVRNSVGVFDVSHMGEVFITGDKALEFVQHITTNDASKLIPGRVQYSAMCYPDGGIVDDLLVYKISDKEFLLVINASNIEKDVNWMKENNKFGVKIDNRSDEYSLLAVQGPNSGEVIKKLVAKMPDLEYYHFTNGKIAGIDMIISRTGYTGELGYELYFIGDVNQAEKVWEEIFRAGKEFDIQPVGLAARDSLRLEMGYCLYGNDIDQTTNPIEAGLGWITKTDKENFIGKEIIQKVKQEGPGRKLVAMISDEKTFPRHGYEIISEGKKVGHITSGTVSPVLEKPIALGYVDKPFNSPGNNVVFKIRDKEIPAVVTKLPFVKK, encoded by the coding sequence ATGAAAAAAACTACATTCAATAATATTCATAAAAAACTTGGGGCAAAATTAGTTGAATTTGCTGGCTATGAAATGCCGATTCAGTATTCATCCATTATTGCAGAACATAAAGCAGTGCGTAATTCAGTCGGAGTTTTTGATGTATCGCACATGGGTGAAGTATTCATCACAGGTGATAAAGCTCTTGAGTTTGTTCAGCACATTACCACTAATGACGCTTCAAAATTAATTCCCGGAAGAGTTCAGTATTCAGCAATGTGTTATCCGGATGGCGGTATTGTTGACGACCTGCTTGTCTATAAAATTTCAGACAAAGAATTTCTACTTGTTATAAACGCATCCAATATTGAAAAAGATGTAAACTGGATGAAAGAGAACAACAAGTTTGGAGTAAAAATTGACAATAGAAGCGATGAATATTCTTTGCTTGCTGTGCAAGGTCCGAATTCAGGCGAAGTCATCAAAAAATTAGTTGCAAAAATGCCGGATCTCGAATACTATCATTTCACCAACGGAAAAATAGCAGGTATTGATATGATAATTTCAAGAACCGGATATACTGGTGAACTTGGTTATGAACTTTATTTTATCGGTGACGTTAATCAGGCTGAAAAAGTCTGGGAAGAAATTTTCAGAGCCGGTAAAGAATTCGATATACAACCTGTTGGACTCGCTGCCCGTGATTCGCTGCGTCTGGAAATGGGTTATTGCTTATACGGAAACGATATTGATCAAACCACCAATCCAATTGAAGCCGGTTTAGGTTGGATTACGAAAACTGATAAAGAAAATTTTATTGGAAAAGAAATAATTCAAAAAGTAAAACAAGAAGGTCCGGGCAGAAAATTAGTCGCGATGATTTCTGACGAAAAAACTTTTCCAAGACACGGTTATGAAATAATTTCGGAAGGAAAAAAGGTTGGTCATATTACCAGCGGAACTGTAAGCCCTGTTTTGGAAAAGCCAATTGCACTTGGCTATGTTGATAAACCATTTAACTCTCCGGGAAATAATGTGGTATTTAAAATTCGAGACAAAGAAATTCCGGCTGTAGTAACTAAACTTCCATTTGTAAAAAAGTAA
- a CDS encoding 2-phosphosulfolactate phosphatase: protein MKLDVLFSPVQADELYFTGKTTIVIDVLRASTTITTALSNGAKEVVPVGTVEFAVKVSGGIFGGQTLLGGERNTKKIEGFALGNSPSEYKKEIVSGKSIVFYSTNGSRAIVKAKYSANLFICSFNNLVTLAKHLKKLNEDVVILCSGNNNFFSLEDSVCAGMLVNELVTENKKDELTDAARSAIALFKSFGKNILKMLNETDHGRLLIENGFKDDLKMCAELDSTEVIPVYKGNVLKVLNEAIN from the coding sequence ATGAAACTTGACGTTCTGTTTTCACCAGTTCAGGCAGATGAGCTTTACTTTACGGGTAAGACTACTATTGTGATTGATGTTCTTCGGGCATCAACAACAATTACAACAGCACTTTCCAATGGGGCAAAAGAAGTTGTTCCCGTGGGGACTGTTGAATTTGCGGTAAAAGTCTCTGGCGGAATATTCGGTGGGCAAACACTTCTCGGCGGTGAAAGAAACACGAAAAAAATAGAAGGATTTGCATTGGGAAATTCACCGTCGGAGTATAAAAAAGAAATTGTATCGGGAAAATCAATTGTGTTTTATTCAACTAATGGTTCGCGTGCAATTGTAAAAGCAAAATATTCCGCAAACCTGTTTATCTGTTCGTTTAATAATTTGGTTACACTTGCAAAACACCTCAAAAAGTTGAATGAAGATGTAGTTATTCTTTGTTCAGGCAATAACAATTTTTTCAGTTTGGAAGATTCTGTTTGTGCTGGTATGCTGGTAAATGAATTAGTTACAGAAAATAAAAAAGATGAATTGACAGATGCTGCCAGAAGCGCAATTGCATTATTCAAATCCTTTGGAAAAAATATTTTGAAAATGTTAAATGAAACAGATCATGGCAGATTGCTTATCGAGAATGGATTTAAAGATGATCTGAAAATGTGTGCTGAGCTTGATAGTACCGAAGTGATCCCGGTTTATAAAGGTAATGTATTAAAGGTATTAAACGAAGCAATCAATTAA